The following proteins come from a genomic window of Bubalus kerabau isolate K-KA32 ecotype Philippines breed swamp buffalo chromosome 20, PCC_UOA_SB_1v2, whole genome shotgun sequence:
- the GP9 gene encoding platelet glycoprotein IX, whose product MPAWVALLLLWAATEASEDCPAACACHTLDTMGLQVDCRGRGLEVLPALPAPTRELLLTNNSLQSVPPGAFDHLPQLQVLDLAENPWRCDCGLVYLRLWLEDRAPQQLLRLRCAGPAHAADRTPAQLSGSELGGCGWTLRESWAGPGSWWDAALVVVAALGLALLVSLLCTIPVPRASPR is encoded by the coding sequence ATGCCCGCGTGGGTGGCGCTGCTGTTGCTCTGGGCGGCCACCGAGGCCTCCGAGGACTGCCCGGCCGCGTGCGCCTGCCACACGCTGGACACCATGGGGCTGCAGGTGGACTGCCGCGGCCGCGGGCTCGAGGTGCTCCCCGCCCTGCCGGCCCCCACGCGCGAGCTCCTGCTGACCAACAACAGCCTGCAGAGCGTGCCCCCCGGCGCCTTCGACCACCTGCCACAGCTGCAGGTCCTGGACCTGGCGGAAAACCCATGGCGCTGCGACTGCGGCCTCGTCTACCTGCGCCTCTGGCTGGAGGACCGCGCGCCCCAGCAGCTGCTGCGCCTGCGCTGCGCCGGCCCCGCCCACGCCGCGGACCGCACGCCCGCCCAGCTCAGCGGCTCGGAGCTGGGCGGCTGCGGCTGGACCCTGCGCGAGTCCTGGGCCGGCCCGGGGTCCTGGTGGGACGCGGCGCTGGTCGTCGTGGCCGCGCTGGGCCTGGCTCTCCTGGTGAGCCTGCTGTGCACCATCCCGGTGCCCCGGGCCAGCCCCCGGTAG